GAAGTCGTAGGTCACCTTCTTGCTGGCGATGGACTTCTCCAGCGCGCTGATGATCAGATCGGCGGCCTCGAACCAGCCCATATGGCGCAACATCATCTCGGCCGAAAGGATTTCGGAACCGGGGTTCACATAGTCCTTGCCGGCGTACTTGGGCGCGGTGCCATGGGTGGCCTCGAAGCAGGCCACCGAGTCCGACAGATTGGCGCCGGGCGCGATGCCGATGCCACCCACCTGCGCGGCCAGCGCGTCGGAGATGTAGTCACCATTGAGGTTCAGCGTCGCCACCACCGAGTATTCGGCCGGACGCAGCAGGATCTGCTGCAGGAAGGCGTCGGCGATCGAATCCTTGATGGTGATCTGCTTGCCGCTCTTCGGATTCACGAGCCGGCACCAGGGGCCGCCGTCGATCAGTTCGGCACCGAATTCCTTCTGCGCCAGGGCATAGGCCCAGTCACGGAAGCCACCCTCGGTGTACTTCATGATGTTGCCCTTGTGCACGATGGTCACGCTGGGCTTGTCGTTGTCGATCGCGTACTGGATAGCCTTGCGCACCAAGCGCTCGGTGCCTTCGCGCGAGACCGGCTTGACGCCGATGCCCGAGGTGTTCGGGAAGCGGATCTTCTTCACGCCCATCTCGTCCTGCAGGAACTTGATCAGCTTCTTGGCCTTGTCGCTCTCGGCCTCGAACTCGATGCCGGCGTAGATGTCTTCCGAGTTCTCACGGAAGATCACCATATTGGTCTTCTCGGGCTCCTTCAGCGGCGAGGGCACGCCCTTGAAGTACTGCACCGGGCGCAGGCAGACGTAGAGGTCGAGTTCCTGGCGCAGCGCCACGTTCAGCGAGCGGATGCCGCCGCCCACGGGCGTGGTCAGCGGCCCCTTGATGGAGACCACGTACTCGCGCAAGGCCTCGAGTGTCTCGGCCGGCAGCCACACATCGGGGCCGTAGACCTTGGTCGACTTCTCGCCGGCATAAACCTCCATCCAGTGGATCTTCTTCTTGCCGCCATAGGCCTTGGCCACGGCCGCGTCGACCACCTTGAGCATCACCGGCGTGATATCGAGGCCGGTGCCGTCACCCTCGATGAAGGGGATGATGGGTTCGTCCGGCACCGTCAGCGACATGTCGGCGTTGACGGTGATCTTGCTGCCCTGCTCGGGGCGCTTGATGTGCTGGTACATGGTGCGGTCTTTCTGATCAGGCTGCGACGGACGCCAGCGCCAGGTTGAAGGTCGCGCTCGGGCGCATCACGGCTTCCAGCTTGGCCATGTCGGGCATGTAATAGCCCCCGATGTCGACCGGCTTGCCCTGCACCGCGGCCAGCTCGGCCACGATGGTGGTCTCCTTGTCGGCCAAGGCCTTGGCCAGCGGCGCGAACTTCGCGGCCAGCTCGGCGTCATCGCCCTGCGCGGCCAGCGCCTCGGCCCAGTACAGCGCCAGGTAGAACTGGCTGCCGCGGTTGTCGAGCTGGCCGGTCTTGGGGCTGGGGTTCTTGTTGTTGTCCAGCAGCCGGCCGGTGGCGGCGTCCAGGGTCTTGGCCAGCAGCTTGGCGCGGGCGTTGTTGTTCTTCAGGCCCAGGTCTTCCAGGCTCACGGCCAGCGCCAGGAACTCGCCCAGCGAGTCCCAGCGCAGGTGGTTCTCTTCCACCAGCTGCTGCACATGCTTGGGCGCCGAGCCGCCGGCGCCGGTCTCGTACATGCCGCCGCCGGCCATCAGCGGCACGATCGACAGCATCTTGGCCGAGGTGCCCAGCTCCATGATGGGGAACAGGTCGGTCAGGTAGTCGCGCAGGATGTTGCCGGTGGCGCTGATGGTGTCCTGGCCGCGGATCACGCGCTCCAGCGTGTAACGCATGGCACGCACCTGGCTCATGATCTGGATGTCCAGGCCCGAGGTGTTGTGCTCGTGCAGATACATCTTGACCTTGGTGATCAGCTGCGCCTCGTGCGGACGGTAGGCGTCGAGCCAGAACACCACCGGCATGCCCGAGTTGCGCGCGCGGTTGACGGCCAGCTTGACCCAGTCGCGGATCGCGGCGTCCTTGCACTGGCACATGCGCCAGATGTCGCCCTGCTCCACGTCCTGGCTCATCAGCACCTCGCCGCTGTCCAGGTCGGTGATGTTGGCGACGCCGTCTTCAGGGATCTCGAAGGTCTTGTCGTGCGAGCCGTATTCCTCGGCCTGCTGGGCCATCAGGCCGACGTTGGGCACCGTGCCCATGGTCTTGGGATCGAAGGCGCCGTGCCATTTGCAGAAGTTGATCATCTCCTGGTAGATGCGGGCGAAGGTCGACTCCGGCATCACCGCCTTGACGTCCTTCAGGCGGCCGTCGGCGCCCCACATCTTGCCGCCGTTGCGGATCATCGCCGGCATCGAGGCGTCGACGATGATGTCGTTGGGCGAGTGGAAGTTGGTGATGCCCTTGGCCGAATCGACCATGGCCAACTCGGGGCGGTGCTCGTGGCAGGCGTGCAGATCGCGCTTGATCTCGTCCTGCTTGCTCTGCGGCAGGGTGGCGATCTTGTTGTACAGATCGACCATGCCGTTGTTGACATTGATGCCCAACTCGTCGAACAGCTTGCCGTGCTTCTCGAAGGCTTCACGGTAGAAGATCTTTACGCAGTGGCCGAACACGATCGGATGCGAGACCTTCATCATGGTGGCCTTGACGTGCAGCGAGAACATCACGCCGGTCTGGCGCGCGTCCTCGATTTCCTTTTCGTAGAAATCCAGCAAGGCCTTCTTGCTCATGAACATGCTGTCGATGACCTCGCGGTCCAGCAGCGCCACCTTGGGCTTCAAGACGATGGTCTTGCCGCTCTTGGTGATCAGCTCCATCTTGACGTTGCGCGCGCGGTCCAGGGTCATGGACTTCTCGCCGTGGTAGAAGTCGCCGGCATGCATGTGCGAGACATGCGAGCGCGAGGCCTGGCTCCAGTCGGCCATGCTGTGCGGGTTCTTGCGCGCGTATTCCTTGACGGCCTTGGGTGCGCGGCGGTCCGAGTTGCCCTCGCGCAGCACCGGGTTCACGGCCGAGCCGATGCACTTGTTGTAGCGCGCGCGGATCTCCTTTTCCTCGTCGGTCTGCGGCTTCTCGGGGAAGTCGGGGATCTTGTAGCCCTTGCCCTGCAGCTCCTTGATGGCGGCCTTCAGCTGCGCGACCGAGGCGCTGATATTGGGCAGCTTGATGATGTTGGCCTCGGGCCTTAAGGTCAGCTTGCCAAGTTCGGCCAGGTGGTCGGGCGCGCGCTGCGCCTCGCTCAGGGCTTCGGGGAACTGGCCCAGGACGCGGCCGGCGACGGAGATGTCGCTGGTCTCGACATGCACGCCGGCGGGCGCCGTGAAGGCGCGCACGATGGGCAGGAAGGACGCGGTCGCCAACAGCGGCGCCTCGTCGGTCAGGGTGTAGATGATGGTCGGTTGCTGAGTAGTCATGAGGTATCCAGATCGGCCCATCAAAGAGGCCCGCGGGGTGGTCGATTAGAGCGGTGATTCTAGGGCAGGTGCGCCGGCCGGCGAGCCAAGTCTTATAGAAGTCTTGGCCTTGATCAGTTTCTCAGCTGGGCAGGCCGCAGAGGGCGGCAACCTGCAACCAGACGCCATGACCCAGGGCCCATCCGGAGGCGGCGATCAGCGCCAGGCCGGCCAGGCGCACGGCCCAGGCCATGCCTTGCGCACCCAGGGCTTTCAGCAGCAGGCCGGGGCCCAGCGCCAGGCCCGCTCCGGAGCCGGCTGCAAAGGCCATCATCACCAGGGCGCCGGCCGCAGCGCCGCTGGCCAGGCCCGCGGTCAGCAGGGCCGATTGCAGCAGCCCACAGGGCCAGGCCACCCAGGCCAGGCCGACCAGCCCGGATCGAGCCGGGGCCGACAGCACCACCCGCCCTGCCCCGGGCATGGCGAGCGTTGCCACGTTGACCTGGCGGCCGATCTGACCCAGCCAGGCCGGCTGCCTGGCAAACACCAGCAGGTACAGGCCCAGCAAGAGGGCCGCGGCATGCACGAGCAGCCACAGCGGCCGCAGCCAGGCCGCCGCACTGCCGATCCAGGCCAGCGCGCCCACACTGGCCGCCACCACGGCGCCGCCAAGCCCATAGCCCAGCATGCGGCCGAGCTGGAACGCGCCCGCCGCACCTCGCCCAGCTCTGCCGCAAGCAGCGGCCGTCGGGCCACACATGGCCAGACAATGGGGAGTGCCGGCCAGGCCCATCAGCAGGGCCGAGCCGGCAAGTGCGAGATCCAACATGGGGTCAGATGATGCGCGAAAACTTGGCGCGCGTCTGGTCGGCGCTCAGGTAGCGATCGAACACCATGGCCACGGCGCGCACAAAGTACCAGCCCATGGCGGTGACCTGGATCGCGCTGGGCTCCACCACCACCAGGCCGGTATCGGCCATGGCGCGCAGGCGCTCCAGCTCGGGGCCGAAGTAGTCCTGCACCTTGATCAGATGCGCCAGCTCGATGGACTCGAACTCCACCCGCCCCTGGCACATCAGCGCCATGATCATGGCGCGCCGCACCAGGTCGTCGCGCGACAGGGCCAGGCCGCGCTCGATCGGCAGCTGGCCATGGGCCAGCGCGTCGTAGTACTCGGGCAGGGTCTTGGCATTCTGGCTGTAGGTGGCGCCGATGCGGCCGATGGCGGAAACGCCCAGGCCGATCAGGTCGCAATCGGGCTGGGTGCTGTAGCCCTGGAAGTTGCGGTGCAACCGGCCCTGGCGCTTGGCCACCGCCAGGCTGTCGTTGGGCAGGGCAAAATGGTCCATGCCGATATAGGTGTAGCCGTGCCCGACAAAGCCGCCGAGCGCGCCCGACAGCATGTGCAGCTTGTCGGCCGCCACCGGCAGCAGTGCGGCGTCGATGCGGCGCTGCGGCTTGAAGCGCTGCGGCAGATGGGCGTAGCCATACAGCGCGATGCGGTCCGGCTTGAGTGCCGCCACCTGGGCGATGGTGCGGGCGAAGGACTCGGGCGTCTGCTGCGGCAGGCCGTAGATCAGGTCCACATTGGTGGATTCGAAGCCCAGGGCACGCGCCTGGATCATCAGCGCTTCCACGCTCTCGTAGCTCTGCATGCGATGCACGGCCTTCTGCACCGCCGGGTCGAAGTCCTGCACGCCAAAGCTCAGGCGATTGAAGCCCAGGCCGCGCAGATGCTGTAGGCGCTCGTTGGTGACGGTGCGCGGGTCCACCTCGATCGAGATCTCGGCACCGGGCGCGAGCTTGAAGCGGCTGCGAATGTCGTCCATCAGGCGCGTCAGCTCCGCATCGCTGAGGAAGGTCGGTGAACCGCCACCCAGATGCAGCTGCGACACCGACTGGGTGCGTCCGAGATCCGCCAGGGTCAGGTCCATCTCCGTGACCAGCGCGTCCAGGTATTCGGCCGCCTTCTCATGGTGCTTGGTAATGACCTTGTTGCAAGCGCAGTAGTAGCAGACCGACTCGCAAAAGGGGATGTGCACATAGATGGACAGCGGCGCGCCGCCCCCCACCACGCCGCCCTGGGCCCGCTGTTGCAGGGCCTGACGGTATTGGGTGGTGGTAAAGGCCTCGACGAAACGGTCGGCAGTCGGGTAGGAGGTGTAGCGCGGCCCGGAAACGTCAAAGCGGCGCAACACGTCTTCGGTGATGCCTGGCAGGGGTTCAGCGACTCTTGGTTCCATGGACCGTACTGTGCCAAGCCCGTTGACAGGGCGTTTGACTTGGGTCAATCTTGCAGCGCGAGCATAGAGAAAGAATGGCGTCAATCTTGAGGAGCATCATGTTCAACTCTATGCACACAGGCACGCCATCGGGTGCGGAATCCGCCCCAGCTCCGGGCCCAGCCACCATAATTCGCCACATGAATGCCAACCACGCCATCAAGATCGAGCCCTTCAAGGTAGCTTGTTCCAGCTGCAACCTGCGGGAGTTGTGCTTGCCCGTCGGCCTATCCAAGGGTGACCTGGATCAACTGGACGCCCTGGTGGCCACACGCCGCAATGTCGAACGCGGCGACACGCTGTTCCGTACCGGGGACTCCTTCCAGTCGCTTTATGCGGTGCGCACCGGTTTCTTCAAGACCTGCGTGTCGTCCGAAGACGGGCGCGACCAGGTCACCGGCTTCCAGATGGCCGGCGAGTTGCTGGGGCTGGACGGCATCAGCAATGACCGCCACAGCTGCGACGCCGTGGCCCTGGAGGACTCGCAGGTCTGCGTGATTCCCTACAGCCAGCTGGAAGAGCTGTCGCGCGAATTCACCGATCTGCAGCATCAGTTCCACAAGATCATGAGCCGCGAAATCGTGCGCGACCATGGCGTGATGCTGCTCTTGGGCAGCATGCGCGCCGAGGAGCGCCTGGCGGCCTTCCTGCTCAACCTGACCCAGCGCCTGCAGGCGCGCGGCTTCTCGGCCTCGGCCCTGGTGCTGCGCATGACGCGCGAGGAAATCGGCAGCTATCTGGGCCTGAAGCTGGAGACGGTCAGCCGCACCTTCTCGAAGTTCCAGGAAGACGGCCTGCTGGAAGTGAAGCAGCGCCAGATCCGCATCATGGATCAGCCGGGGCTGCAGAAGCTGGTCAACAGCACCACCTGCTGAGCCCGGCCGCAAAGCCTCAAACGCCCGCCCAGGCCCGCTACTGAGGCGGGCTTTTTTGTTGCTGGGCCAGGTACAGTGACATCGCCGATGCGGCGCTGATGAGCAGCCAGAAGATCAGGAAGCTGAGCGTGTAGATGGCGGCGCGCGGCAGCGCCATCGGGGCCGCGCCGAACCAGCTCAGATCGCTGGGGTCCACCACCGCGAACACCAGCGCCACGGTCACGCCGGCCATGAAGAAGGACGGCCAGAGGATGAACATGGCCGAACGCACCAGCCCCGGCCGGTCACCTGGCCTGCGCTCAATACCTGCATCGTCCCCTGCTGCGTCCCCTGCTTCACCCATACGCGCCCCCTCGGCTTGTGAGTCTGCTGCGTCAGTGGCCGCCCGTCGCCGCATGGTTGCGGGCCTTCATGGCGGGCTGCAGGGCCGCGCCCTGCTCTTCCGCACTGTCGGCCGACAGGCGGGCTTTGGTCTCGATCACCGGATCCGGGAAACGGATCGCCAGCGTCAGCGTGGCGATGCAGGCGACGATCACCACCGACGGGCCGCCCACCACCAGCCACATCATGCGTTCGCGCCACCAGGGGGCGGGCTTGTCGGCCGGGGTCAGGTCTTGCTGCTTGCTCATGGCGTGCTCTTTCGGATGAATGGGCCGCCGCTCAACGCGGCAGCACAAAGGTTGATTTTTCCATCAGACTGCCGGCGTCGGTGCCCGGGCTGGCGAGGCGGCGGATCTCGAACTGGATCGGATGGGCGCCGGCGCCCTCGCTGGCCGCGACCTCGGGCGGCACGCGCAGCGCCACCGAGATCCAGCGCGCCTCGGCGGGTCCGACCGCGACGACGTCCACCGCGGGCTGCATGCGCAGGCCCAGCAGGCCGGAGGCCGTCAGCGTGAAACGCTGCTCCTGCTCGGTGGCATTCATGATCTGCAGGCGGTAGACGTTTTCCACATAGCCGTCCTCGACCTGCCGTGCCAGCGAGGCGCGGTCGCGCACCACGTCCACCTTGAAGGTGGTGCGCAGCGCGATGCTGGCCATCAGGGCCGCGCTGATGACGAAAAGGATGGCGGTATAGATCAGCACGCGCGGGCGGAACATGCGCGCCAGCAGTTGGCTGCGCGTCAGGTGCTGGGACAGCCCGTTCTGGGTGTCGTAGCGCACCAGGCCGCGCGCATAGCCCATCTTGTCCATCACGCCGTTGCACACATCGACACAGGCGGCGCAGCCGATGCACTCGTATTGCAGGCCCTTGCGGATATCGATGCCGGTGGGGCAGACATGCACGCAGAGATTGCAGTCGATGCAGGCGCCGAGCCCGAGCTGCTTCGGGTCCGCCTTGCGCCCGCGCGCGCCGCGCGGCTCGCCGCGCTCGGCGTCGTAGCTGATGATCAGCGTGTCCTTGTCGAACATGGCGCTCTGGAAGCGCGCATAGGGGCACATGTATTTGCAGACCTGCTCGCGCATATAGCCTGCATTGCCGTAGGTGGCAAAACCGTAGAACAGCACCCAGAACCATTCCCAGGGCCCGAAGCTCAGGGCCAGGGCCTCGCTGCCCAGCAGCTTGATGGGCGTGAAGTAGCCGACAAAGGTAAAGCCGGTCCACAGGCCCAGGCTCAGCCAGACCAGCTGCTTGCCGCCCTTGCGCGCCAGCTTCTCGGCGTTCCAGGGGCCGGCGTCAAGCCGCATGCGTGCGGCGCGATCGCCCTCGAAGCGCTGCTCCACCCACATGAAGATCTCGGTGTAGACGGTCTGCGGGCAGGCATAGCCGCACCACAGCCGCCCCGCCACCGCGGTGAAGAGAAACAGCGCATAGGCCGAGATCAGCAGGATCCCGGTCAGGAAGATGAAGTCCTGCGGATACAGGACCAGTTCGAAGATATAGAAACGGCGCGCGCCCAGGTCGAAGAGCACGGCCTGGCGGCCGTTCCAGTTCAACCAGGGCAGGCCGTAGAACAGCAGCTGCGTGATCCAGACCAGGCTCCAGCGCCAGGTCGCAAACCAGCCCGTGACGGCGCGGGGGTAGATCTTCTTCTGTGCCTGATAGAGCGAAACCATCTCCACGGCGGCATCACCACCGCTCTGGCTGGGCTGGGTCGTGGCGCTGGCTTCGCTGCTCATCAGTTGCTGCTTTTCTGCTACTTCTTACTTGGCGGCCACGGCCGTGGTTTGCGACAGGCTCCACACATAGGCCGCCAGCACGCGGATCTGCTCAGCGCTCAGGCGCGAGGCGTGGGCGGGCATGACGTTGTTCTTGCCGTTGTTGATCATCGCCATCACCGCGTCTTCGCCCCAGCCATGCAGCCAGACCTTGTCGGTCAGGTTGGGCGCGCCCAGGGCCTGGTTGCCCTTGCCGTCCGGACCATGGCAGGCCGCGCAAGCGCCGAACTTGGGCTTGCCCAGCTGGGCCGCGATCGAGTTGTGCGGGCTGCCCGACAGGCTCAGCACATAGTTGGCCACATTGCGCACGTCTTCCGGCGTGCCTACCGCGGCGGCCATCGGCGGCATCACGCCGTTGCGGCCCTTGCTGATGGTTTCGATGATGGTGTCATGCGCACCGCCATAGAGCCAGTCGCTGTCGGTCAGGTTGGGGAAGCCCTTGGAGCCGCGTGCGTCGGAGCCATGGCAGCCGGCACAGTTGTTGGCGAACAGGCGTTCGCCAATGCCCATGGCCTGCGGATCCTTGGCCAGGGCCTCGGCCGGCATGGCCGCGTACTTGGCGTAGACACCCTCAAGTGCGGCGCGGGCCTTGGCCTGCTCGGCCTCGTATTGGCCGGTGCTGGTCCACTTCAGGCTGCCCTCGGTGCTGCCCAGGCCCGGGTACATGGCCAGGTAGATGCCTGCGAACACCACCGTCAGCACGAACAGACCCATCCACCAGCGCGGCAGCGGGTTGTTCAGTTCACGCAGGTCTTCGTCCCAGATATGGCCGGTGGTGTTGTCGTTGGCCATGATCTTGCGGCGGCTGGCGATGATCAACAGCACCAGGCACAGCAGCAGGCCAAGGATGGTGGCGCCGGCCACGAAGACCGACCAGCCATTGGAGAAAAAGTCACTCATTCAGGCCTCCTGGAGAGCTTGGGTTCGGCTGGCACGTCGTCGTCCAGCAAGGGGACGGCGGCCACCTCATCGAAACGATGCAGATTGCGCTTGGAGTACGCCCACATGGCGATGCCCACAAACATCAGCATCGAGAGCACCGTGAAGCCGGCGCGCAGATCGTTGATATCCATGTCTGCAACTCCTTACTTGAGCGCGGTGCCCATGACCTGCAGGTAGGCGATCACCGCATCCAGCTCGGTCTTGCCCTTGACCTCATCGCCGGCCTTGGCGATGTCGTCGTCGGTATAAGGCACGCCCACCGTACGCAGGGCGCGGAACTTGGGCGCCATGTCGGCCGGGTTGACGTTCGACTTGGCCAGCCAGGGGTAGGCAGGCATGTTCGACTCGGGCACCAGGTCGCGCGGATTGGTCATGTGGATGCGATGCCATTCATCGCTGTACTTGCCGCCGACGCGCTGCAGGTCGGGCCCGGTGCGCTTGCTGCCCCATTGGAAGGGGTGGTCGTAGACGAATTCGCCGGCCACCGAATAATGGCCATAGCGCATGGTCTCAGCACGGAAGGGGCGGATCATCTGCGAGTGGCAGTTGTAGCAGCCCTCGCGGATGTAGACGTCCCGGCCGGCCAGCTGCAGCGCGGTATAGGGCTTGAGGCCCTCCACCGGCTGGGTGGTGGAGCGCTGGAAGAACAGCGGCACGATTTCGACGATGCCACCGACGACCACCGTCAGCAGCACCAGCACGATCATCAAGAAATTGCTGGTTTCAATCTTCTCGTGACCAGCGACGGCGTGATTGGTATTTGCCATTTGTTGACTCCGTCTGCTTCAGGCGTGGGCGACCACGGCGGGGATGCGCACGGCCTGAGCCTTGCCAGCCTGCACCGTCTTCACCACGTTCCAGCCCATGATCAGCATGCCGCCCAGATAGAGCAGACCGCCGCCGAGGCGAATCACATAGAAGGGATAGGTAGCCTTGACGCTTTCCACGAAGGTGTAGACCAGGGTGCCGTCGGGGTTGACCGCACGCCACATCAGGCCCTGCATCACGCCGGCGATCCACATCGCGGCGATGTAGAGCACGATACCGATGGTGGCGACCCAGAAGTGCAGCTCGATGGCGCGCTTGGAGTACATCTCCACACGGCCGAACATGCGCGGGATCAGGTGATACAGGCAGCCCATCGAGATCAGACCCACC
This portion of the Paucibacter sediminis genome encodes:
- the fnr gene encoding fumarate/nitrate reduction transcriptional regulator Fnr; translated protein: MNANHAIKIEPFKVACSSCNLRELCLPVGLSKGDLDQLDALVATRRNVERGDTLFRTGDSFQSLYAVRTGFFKTCVSSEDGRDQVTGFQMAGELLGLDGISNDRHSCDAVALEDSQVCVIPYSQLEELSREFTDLQHQFHKIMSREIVRDHGVMLLLGSMRAEERLAAFLLNLTQRLQARGFSASALVLRMTREEIGSYLGLKLETVSRTFSKFQEDGLLEVKQRQIRIMDQPGLQKLVNSTTC
- a CDS encoding cbb3-type cytochrome oxidase subunit 3 gives rise to the protein MDINDLRAGFTVLSMLMFVGIAMWAYSKRNLHRFDEVAAVPLLDDDVPAEPKLSRRPE
- the ccoG gene encoding cytochrome c oxidase accessory protein CcoG, with translation MSSEASATTQPSQSGGDAAVEMVSLYQAQKKIYPRAVTGWFATWRWSLVWITQLLFYGLPWLNWNGRQAVLFDLGARRFYIFELVLYPQDFIFLTGILLISAYALFLFTAVAGRLWCGYACPQTVYTEIFMWVEQRFEGDRAARMRLDAGPWNAEKLARKGGKQLVWLSLGLWTGFTFVGYFTPIKLLGSEALALSFGPWEWFWVLFYGFATYGNAGYMREQVCKYMCPYARFQSAMFDKDTLIISYDAERGEPRGARGRKADPKQLGLGACIDCNLCVHVCPTGIDIRKGLQYECIGCAACVDVCNGVMDKMGYARGLVRYDTQNGLSQHLTRSQLLARMFRPRVLIYTAILFVISAALMASIALRTTFKVDVVRDRASLARQVEDGYVENVYRLQIMNATEQEQRFTLTASGLLGLRMQPAVDVVAVGPAEARWISVALRVPPEVAASEGAGAHPIQFEIRRLASPGTDAGSLMEKSTFVLPR
- the hemN gene encoding oxygen-independent coproporphyrinogen III oxidase translates to MEPRVAEPLPGITEDVLRRFDVSGPRYTSYPTADRFVEAFTTTQYRQALQQRAQGGVVGGGAPLSIYVHIPFCESVCYYCACNKVITKHHEKAAEYLDALVTEMDLTLADLGRTQSVSQLHLGGGSPTFLSDAELTRLMDDIRSRFKLAPGAEISIEVDPRTVTNERLQHLRGLGFNRLSFGVQDFDPAVQKAVHRMQSYESVEALMIQARALGFESTNVDLIYGLPQQTPESFARTIAQVAALKPDRIALYGYAHLPQRFKPQRRIDAALLPVAADKLHMLSGALGGFVGHGYTYIGMDHFALPNDSLAVAKRQGRLHRNFQGYSTQPDCDLIGLGVSAIGRIGATYSQNAKTLPEYYDALAHGQLPIERGLALSRDDLVRRAMIMALMCQGRVEFESIELAHLIKVQDYFGPELERLRAMADTGLVVVEPSAIQVTAMGWYFVRAVAMVFDRYLSADQTRAKFSRII
- the ccoP gene encoding cytochrome-c oxidase, cbb3-type subunit III, which produces MSDFFSNGWSVFVAGATILGLLLCLVLLIIASRRKIMANDNTTGHIWDEDLRELNNPLPRWWMGLFVLTVVFAGIYLAMYPGLGSTEGSLKWTSTGQYEAEQAKARAALEGVYAKYAAMPAEALAKDPQAMGIGERLFANNCAGCHGSDARGSKGFPNLTDSDWLYGGAHDTIIETISKGRNGVMPPMAAAVGTPEDVRNVANYVLSLSGSPHNSIAAQLGKPKFGACAACHGPDGKGNQALGAPNLTDKVWLHGWGEDAVMAMINNGKNNVMPAHASRLSAEQIRVLAAYVWSLSQTTAVAAK
- the ccoO gene encoding cytochrome-c oxidase, cbb3-type subunit II, which encodes MANTNHAVAGHEKIETSNFLMIVLVLLTVVVGGIVEIVPLFFQRSTTQPVEGLKPYTALQLAGRDVYIREGCYNCHSQMIRPFRAETMRYGHYSVAGEFVYDHPFQWGSKRTGPDLQRVGGKYSDEWHRIHMTNPRDLVPESNMPAYPWLAKSNVNPADMAPKFRALRTVGVPYTDDDIAKAGDEVKGKTELDAVIAYLQVMGTALK
- the icd gene encoding NADP-dependent isocitrate dehydrogenase; the protein is MYQHIKRPEQGSKITVNADMSLTVPDEPIIPFIEGDGTGLDITPVMLKVVDAAVAKAYGGKKKIHWMEVYAGEKSTKVYGPDVWLPAETLEALREYVVSIKGPLTTPVGGGIRSLNVALRQELDLYVCLRPVQYFKGVPSPLKEPEKTNMVIFRENSEDIYAGIEFEAESDKAKKLIKFLQDEMGVKKIRFPNTSGIGVKPVSREGTERLVRKAIQYAIDNDKPSVTIVHKGNIMKYTEGGFRDWAYALAQKEFGAELIDGGPWCRLVNPKSGKQITIKDSIADAFLQQILLRPAEYSVVATLNLNGDYISDALAAQVGGIGIAPGANLSDSVACFEATHGTAPKYAGKDYVNPGSEILSAEMMLRHMGWFEAADLIISALEKSIASKKVTYDFARLMDGATQVSCSGFGQVMIDHM
- a CDS encoding NADP-dependent isocitrate dehydrogenase, translating into MTTQQPTIIYTLTDEAPLLATASFLPIVRAFTAPAGVHVETSDISVAGRVLGQFPEALSEAQRAPDHLAELGKLTLRPEANIIKLPNISASVAQLKAAIKELQGKGYKIPDFPEKPQTDEEKEIRARYNKCIGSAVNPVLREGNSDRRAPKAVKEYARKNPHSMADWSQASRSHVSHMHAGDFYHGEKSMTLDRARNVKMELITKSGKTIVLKPKVALLDREVIDSMFMSKKALLDFYEKEIEDARQTGVMFSLHVKATMMKVSHPIVFGHCVKIFYREAFEKHGKLFDELGINVNNGMVDLYNKIATLPQSKQDEIKRDLHACHEHRPELAMVDSAKGITNFHSPNDIIVDASMPAMIRNGGKMWGADGRLKDVKAVMPESTFARIYQEMINFCKWHGAFDPKTMGTVPNVGLMAQQAEEYGSHDKTFEIPEDGVANITDLDSGEVLMSQDVEQGDIWRMCQCKDAAIRDWVKLAVNRARNSGMPVVFWLDAYRPHEAQLITKVKMYLHEHNTSGLDIQIMSQVRAMRYTLERVIRGQDTISATGNILRDYLTDLFPIMELGTSAKMLSIVPLMAGGGMYETGAGGSAPKHVQQLVEENHLRWDSLGEFLALAVSLEDLGLKNNNARAKLLAKTLDAATGRLLDNNKNPSPKTGQLDNRGSQFYLALYWAEALAAQGDDAELAAKFAPLAKALADKETTIVAELAAVQGKPVDIGGYYMPDMAKLEAVMRPSATFNLALASVAA
- a CDS encoding sulfite exporter TauE/SafE family protein — its product is MLDLALAGSALLMGLAGTPHCLAMCGPTAAACGRAGRGAAGAFQLGRMLGYGLGGAVVAASVGALAWIGSAAAWLRPLWLLVHAAALLLGLYLLVFARQPAWLGQIGRQVNVATLAMPGAGRVVLSAPARSGLVGLAWVAWPCGLLQSALLTAGLASGAAAGALVMMAFAAGSGAGLALGPGLLLKALGAQGMAWAVRLAGLALIAASGWALGHGVWLQVAALCGLPS